Proteins encoded within one genomic window of Flavobacterium gilvum:
- a CDS encoding T9SS type B sorting domain-containing protein has translation MNIKFVMTKNIALITLFLILSLTKVTGQTRGLIFDPIPGGGKNILDPNGDGYVSFSPSGFVSNDETESEIPYASLVFPADEGSSDLGSGPNCGFTDFVQQTVGVQDAAQNYLVPVTNEWLFRMRLGKTSSNSKSYSILIDTDGKFGQTGPNADPDWCVGNPGFEIEIVLATNFGVYVYNVNNNMATANLLKEYLGHTNYQKSIALTNECGDPDYFYDFFVDFDDITPLFPSLTKTSPIRMVLVDNMSANASSIVKTSSRSDLGGSSCTKDMDSCMGDIIDNYTPCAPGQVCQDRTSCPAINGPIVNGATSVSVTTNEAIGTIIKVYNGSTLIGTSAATTTSPQTLSITVTAVSTGNSIGATAQAPGKGVSIDNCSSRTVANCSGQTSSSSVTITSISGGKGFDIANNFPLGTIITWYNSDLTLANIVSGNGGNIPNPVTTTASNQTVSFQCKTGQCFPSGTYYFTFKEPGKCTSDYLLSCLYATGTSSIPSFTTSTIATTTSSVSGTGVNGAIVYLYADGIQVGSASVSSGVWTVPVSGLLACQSITVKQIESGKCISASPTAIKVSDGVSSKPSILQDACMSTSLTSIKVTASESSTATVKLYSFTSSSTYDPIAGTSSYAPGVWIFTPTSSFSAGTIVATVTDATKCKTESTYSDPIVLTTAPSINTSTTVTGPVYENSTTVSGTGVNGEWIQLYVDGSIPYKNVAGTLTPIGRVQVSGNVWSVTVDKNSIYLDAVLKVTTSTASTGGCESPLSTSSVTVQCTPPTLQTYAGGSHSYCNGQAGFVTLDSSESGVIYQLVNGAGTAVGPSAVGTGGIINLFTNALTTNLTNVFVKAYKLLNTTCSITSTVPINFDNQSPSPGITLTNSNVSVLKGDTTAAFAYTSPVNSPTNYSIAFSIAAKSQGFSDVSSATLSSSPINVLVPAGAAVGTYNAVLVITGGGACSSTYPISIIVYTSGSAPIIDMHPLDKTICPTVATSFSVSATSSTAVSYQWQVSIDNGFSWSNLSNVAPYSNATNQILSISNAVSTAYNGYKYRCIATNTYGSTASNQATLTVLSNPNITSQPSDLSVCTGNGASFSISQSGGTSIKWQVDNVDITDGGVYSGATTGTLSISNVTGLNGKKYNAVVSNNCSNVNSNQALLSVNTLPTASITGTTTVCKNGTAPNITFTGAGGTAPYIFTYNINGGSNFTVTTTSGNSILVSAPTSAVGTFVYNLVSVKDASSTTCSQNQSGTATISVTTPANAGTIAGVQNICALGTTAFTSDGDTGGTWTSSDTAIATVNASTGAVLGIASGTATITYMVTGTGGCANATASRTVTVTALPAVPTIVSVAPTCVSDGTSAISNYSASTTYTFTPATAGITINTSTGLISGMTVGTSYTVKSTSGGCTSSFSAPFGNAAMLATPAVPTIASVAPTCVSDGTSTISNYSASTTYAFTPATTGITINASTGLISGMTVGTSYTVKSTSGGCTSSASAAFSNTTILPTPAQPTVLTVAATCLSAGSMSITNYNSANVYTFSPSGPTVDATGVITGGTVGSTYSVTAKNGSNCSSVASMDFTIINTTILPTPVQPTVLTVAATCLSAGSMSITNYNSANVYTFSPSGPTVDATGVITGGTVGSTYSVTAKNGSNCSSVASMDFTIINTTILPTPAQPTVLTVAATCLSAGSMSITNYNSANVYTFSPSGPTVDATGVITGGTVGSTYSVTAKNGSNCSSVASMDFTIINTTILPTPVQPTVLTVAATCLSAGSMSITNYNSANVYTFSPSGPTVDATGVITGGTVGSTYSVTAKNGSNCSSVASMDFTIINTTILPTPAQPTVLTVAATCLSAGSMSITNYNSANVYTFSPSGPTVDATGVITGGTVGSTYSVTAKNGSNCSSVASMDFTIINTTILPTPAQPTVLTVAATCLSAGSMSITNYNSANVYTFSPSGPTVDATGVITGGTVGSTYSVTAKNGSNCSSVASMDFTIINTTILPTPVQPTVLTVAATCLSAGSMSITNYNSANVYTFSPSGPTVDATGVITGGTVGSTYSVTAKNGSNCSSVASMDFTIINTTILPTPVQPTVLTVAATCLSAGSMSITNYNSANVYTFSPSGPTVDATGVITGGTVGSTYSVTAKNGSNCSSVASMDFTIINTTILPTPAQPTVLTVAATCLSAGSMSITNYNSANVYTFSPSGPTVDATGVITGGTVGSTYSVTAKNGSNCSSVASMDFTIINTTILPTPAQPTVLTVAATCLSAGSMSITNYNSANVYTFSPSGPTVDATGVITGGTVGSTYSVTAKNGSNCSSVASMDFTIINTTILPTPAQPTVLTVAATCLSAGSMSITNYNSANVYTFSPSGPTVEATGVITGGTVGSTYSVTAKNGSNCSSVASMDFTIINTTILPTPVQPTVLTVAATCLSAGSMSITNYNSANVYTFSPSGPTVDATGVITGGTVGSTYSVTAKNGSNCSSVASMDFTIINTTILPTPAQPTVLTVAATCLSAGSMSITNYNSANVYTFSPSGPTVEATGVITGGTVGSTYSVTAKNGSNCSSVASMDFTIINTTILPTPVQPTVLTVAATCLSAGSMSITNYNSANVYTFSPSGPTVDATGVITGGTVGSTYSVTAKNGSNCSSVASMDFTIINTTILPTPVQPTVLTVAATCLSAGSMSITNYNSANVYTFSPSGPTVGAGGSITGMAIGTSYTMISRNGSCTSSASATFSNADKLATPAVPTITSTTGTCSAVGTTTISNYSASNTYIFTPSGPTVGTGGVISGMAAGVSYIVIATNGGGCSSTASASFSNASVICAKDDALTVVAKNTAFIAGNVLAGNPNPDTLNGSDVAIGLVDLTVVTQATSKAQGSPVPSIDVKTGQVIVPENTPVGTYTLTYSICEKSNLANCDTATVKIEVTCNSSTSVSGVIMNEGTNVPLAHVPVTLKPINATKGPVLLSITNSDGFYSFSGMVAGDYVLQVQDANLNISQELYNTTPSFLIIEVEDCNYKKYDFGYDKTDQLIFGDFVWYDLNNNGKQDEWYDANNDGLVTKNIPDANGIVDYSKWEWIDFNGDGKYTGKENAGELNAAGFGNGTTNVPNIFITGPNNFSRGITMGVEGYWRARADNDAYGKYKIEFIKESNFEAASEAMSASGLVKVLPGVTTKQDNNNKTSSYLDCGVTSNNILFADFTAADNVHLDLDFGVSCKLYNDLIAKNDDIGVVSISKAMNGILNVLDNDIFNGLPLKISDVDLTFAPNSNFTMKSDGVLNASNSTPTGNYTLTYTICEKGNSNNCSSATVNLFIENPSIGLVKKANFNDENGDGYAQAGETITYSFEVLNKGNVPLTNVTISDPLPGVKMTGSPLTLAVGEKNTANFKGVYTIKQTDINAKSVSNQAIAYGTSSTGVVVQDKSDESDFDKENPTVVPVSGCVIEVYNAVTPDGSDKYDKLVIRGIECYPDNSIQIFNRWGVLVFEREHYNNNDVVFKGISEGRVTVEKSQELPVGTYFYILKYRDTESNAYEKSGYLYLNRK, from the coding sequence ATGAACATTAAATTTGTAATGACAAAAAACATCGCTTTAATTACGCTATTTTTAATTCTGTCTTTGACTAAGGTAACAGGTCAGACTCGCGGATTGATTTTTGATCCCATTCCCGGTGGAGGAAAAAATATCCTTGATCCGAATGGTGACGGTTATGTTTCTTTTTCACCATCTGGTTTTGTATCCAATGATGAGACTGAAAGTGAAATACCGTATGCTTCATTGGTGTTTCCAGCAGATGAGGGAAGTAGTGATTTAGGTTCTGGCCCTAATTGTGGTTTTACAGATTTTGTGCAACAAACAGTTGGTGTGCAGGATGCTGCACAAAACTATTTAGTTCCAGTAACTAATGAATGGCTTTTTCGAATGAGGTTGGGTAAAACGTCTTCAAATTCTAAAAGTTACAGTATTTTGATAGATACCGATGGTAAATTTGGCCAGACAGGACCAAATGCTGATCCAGATTGGTGTGTTGGAAATCCTGGGTTTGAAATTGAAATTGTTTTGGCTACTAATTTTGGGGTTTATGTGTACAATGTGAATAATAATATGGCGACTGCCAATCTTTTAAAAGAATATCTTGGACATACGAATTATCAGAAGTCAATTGCACTAACCAATGAATGTGGTGATCCTGATTATTTCTATGATTTTTTTGTAGATTTTGATGATATCACACCGCTGTTTCCAAGCCTTACAAAGACTTCTCCTATTCGTATGGTTCTTGTAGATAATATGTCTGCTAATGCTTCAAGTATTGTGAAAACAAGTTCTCGCTCCGATTTAGGTGGATCAAGCTGTACCAAAGATATGGATTCTTGTATGGGAGATATAATTGATAATTATACACCTTGTGCGCCTGGTCAAGTGTGTCAGGATCGTACTTCATGTCCTGCGATTAATGGGCCTATAGTAAATGGTGCAACAAGTGTTAGCGTGACAACAAATGAAGCAATTGGCACAATTATAAAAGTTTACAATGGTTCTACATTAATTGGAACTTCTGCTGCGACTACTACTAGTCCACAAACTTTAAGTATAACTGTAACTGCTGTTTCTACTGGAAATAGTATTGGAGCTACTGCACAGGCACCAGGAAAAGGTGTGTCTATTGATAATTGTAGTTCGAGAACTGTTGCAAATTGTTCTGGACAAACGAGTTCTTCTTCTGTTACGATAACTTCAATTAGCGGGGGTAAAGGTTTTGATATTGCTAATAATTTTCCTTTAGGAACTATAATAACATGGTATAACTCAGATTTAACTTTAGCAAACATTGTAAGCGGTAATGGTGGGAATATTCCTAATCCAGTAACAACGACCGCTTCGAATCAAACAGTTTCCTTTCAATGTAAAACAGGACAATGTTTTCCTAGTGGTACCTATTATTTTACATTTAAAGAGCCAGGGAAATGTACTTCAGATTATCTTTTAAGTTGCCTTTATGCAACTGGAACTTCTTCAATTCCTAGTTTTACAACTTCTACAATAGCAACAACAACAAGTTCAGTTTCTGGAACAGGTGTTAATGGGGCAATTGTATATTTGTATGCTGATGGTATTCAAGTTGGATCAGCAAGTGTAAGTAGTGGAGTTTGGACAGTTCCTGTTTCGGGTTTGTTGGCTTGTCAAAGTATAACAGTAAAGCAAATTGAGTCTGGAAAATGTATTTCAGCAAGTCCAACAGCAATAAAAGTCTCAGATGGGGTTTCCTCCAAGCCAAGTATTTTGCAAGACGCTTGTATGAGCACTTCCTTGACTTCTATCAAAGTAACTGCTTCCGAATCTAGTACCGCTACCGTAAAATTATATTCTTTTACTTCTTCATCAACTTATGATCCTATAGCTGGCACAAGTTCATATGCACCTGGTGTTTGGATTTTTACACCGACAAGTTCCTTTTCTGCTGGGACTATTGTCGCTACTGTTACTGATGCTACTAAGTGTAAAACTGAAAGTACTTATTCTGATCCTATTGTATTAACTACAGCACCTTCAATAAATACTTCGACAACAGTAACTGGACCAGTATATGAAAATTCAACCACTGTTTCAGGAACTGGTGTAAACGGGGAATGGATTCAATTGTATGTTGATGGATCTATTCCTTATAAAAATGTTGCAGGAACTCTAACTCCAATTGGTCGTGTTCAAGTCAGTGGAAATGTTTGGTCGGTAACTGTAGATAAAAACTCAATTTATTTAGATGCTGTTCTAAAAGTTACAACATCTACTGCATCAACAGGAGGTTGTGAGAGTCCTTTGTCAACTTCCTCTGTAACGGTACAATGTACACCTCCAACACTTCAAACTTACGCAGGTGGCAGTCATAGTTATTGTAATGGTCAGGCTGGGTTTGTTACTCTAGATTCTTCGGAATCAGGGGTAATTTATCAATTGGTTAATGGTGCAGGAACTGCTGTAGGGCCTTCTGCAGTGGGTACGGGAGGTATAATAAACCTGTTTACTAATGCATTGACAACTAATTTAACAAATGTATTTGTGAAAGCATATAAATTATTAAATACTACTTGTTCAATAACGTCTACGGTACCAATTAATTTTGATAATCAATCGCCATCACCTGGAATTACTTTAACCAATTCAAATGTATCTGTTTTAAAAGGGGATACGACTGCTGCATTTGCCTATACGTCTCCAGTTAATTCGCCAACAAATTATAGTATTGCTTTTTCTATTGCAGCCAAAAGTCAGGGATTTTCAGATGTTAGTAGCGCTACACTGTCATCTAGCCCAATAAACGTACTGGTTCCGGCTGGAGCCGCGGTTGGGACATATAATGCAGTTTTAGTAATAACAGGAGGAGGAGCATGCTCAAGTACTTATCCAATTTCAATAATTGTTTATACTAGTGGAAGTGCACCGATTATTGATATGCACCCTTTAGATAAAACAATATGTCCTACTGTCGCAACATCTTTTAGTGTTTCAGCAACAAGTTCAACAGCCGTTAGCTATCAATGGCAGGTGAGTATTGATAATGGATTTTCCTGGTCTAATTTGTCAAATGTTGCTCCTTATTCTAATGCGACTAATCAAATACTCTCTATTTCTAATGCAGTATCAACTGCTTATAATGGCTATAAATACAGGTGTATTGCTACTAATACATATGGTAGCACAGCTTCAAATCAGGCTACTTTAACTGTTCTTTCGAATCCTAATATTACTTCTCAACCTTCGGATTTATCTGTATGCACTGGAAATGGAGCTAGTTTTAGTATTAGTCAATCGGGAGGAACTTCAATTAAATGGCAGGTGGATAATGTTGATATTACAGATGGTGGTGTTTACAGTGGAGCAACTACTGGGACATTATCTATTAGTAATGTTACAGGATTAAATGGTAAAAAATATAATGCTGTTGTTAGCAATAATTGTTCAAATGTGAATAGTAATCAAGCATTATTGTCGGTGAATACTCTACCAACGGCCTCGATTACTGGAACCACAACAGTATGCAAGAATGGAACAGCGCCAAACATAACTTTTACTGGAGCAGGTGGAACCGCACCATATATTTTTACATATAATATCAATGGAGGTAGCAATTTTACAGTAACAACAACTTCGGGTAATTCGATACTTGTATCGGCTCCAACTTCAGCTGTCGGGACATTTGTTTATAATTTAGTAAGTGTAAAAGATGCGAGTTCAACAACCTGTTCACAAAATCAAAGTGGTACGGCGACTATATCAGTAACGACACCAGCAAACGCAGGAACAATAGCGGGAGTTCAAAACATCTGTGCATTGGGAACCACAGCATTCACATCAGATGGAGATACTGGCGGAACATGGACAAGCAGTGATACTGCAATAGCCACAGTTAATGCTTCGACCGGAGCAGTTCTTGGTATAGCCAGTGGAACGGCTACCATCACCTATATGGTAACAGGAACAGGAGGTTGCGCAAACGCCACAGCCAGTAGAACGGTAACGGTAACAGCACTGCCAGCGGTTCCGACAATTGTATCAGTAGCTCCAACGTGCGTGTCCGATGGCACAAGTGCGATTAGCAATTACAGTGCATCCACTACTTATACATTTACACCGGCAACAGCAGGAATTACGATAAACACGAGTACAGGTTTAATCAGCGGAATGACAGTTGGGACTTCTTATACTGTAAAATCCACTAGTGGAGGATGTACTTCTTCATTTTCGGCACCTTTTGGTAATGCTGCGATGTTGGCCACTCCGGCGGTTCCGACAATTGCATCAGTAGCTCCAACGTGTGTGTCTGATGGCACAAGTACGATTAGCAATTACAGTGCATCCACAACATATGCATTTACACCGGCAACGACAGGAATTACGATAAACGCGAGTACTGGTTTAATCAGCGGAATGACAGTTGGCACTTCTTACACCGTAAAATCCACTAGTGGAGGATGTACTTCTTCAGCTTCGGCTGCGTTCAGCAACACCACAATCTTGCCGACACCTGCCCAGCCAACTGTTTTGACGGTTGCCGCTACGTGTTTGTCAGCGGGAAGCATGTCAATCACCAATTACAACTCGGCAAATGTGTATACCTTCAGTCCTTCGGGTCCGACGGTTGACGCAACGGGCGTGATAACAGGGGGAACGGTTGGCAGCACCTATTCGGTTACGGCCAAAAACGGTTCGAACTGCAGCTCTGTTGCATCCATGGACTTTACGATAATCAACACCACGATCTTGCCGACACCTGTCCAGCCAACTGTTTTGACGGTTGCCGCTACGTGTTTGTCAGCGGGAAGCATGTCAATCACCAATTACAACTCGGCAAATGTGTATACCTTCAGTCCTTCGGGTCCGACGGTTGACGCAACGGGCGTGATAACAGGGGGAACGGTTGGCAGCACCTATTCGGTTACGGCCAAAAACGGTTCGAACTGCAGCTCTGTTGCATCTATGGACTTTACGATAATCAACACCACGATCTTGCCGACACCTGCCCAGCCAACTGTTTTGACGGTTGCCGCTACGTGTTTGTCAGCGGGAAGCATGTCAATCACCAATTACAACTCGGCAAATGTGTATACCTTCAGTCCTTCGGGTCCGACGGTTGACGCAACGGGCGTGATAACAGGGGGAACGGTTGGCAGCACCTATTCGGTTACGGCCAAAAACGGTTCGAACTGCAGCTCTGTTGCATCCATGGACTTTACGATAATCAACACCACGATCTTGCCGACACCTGTCCAGCCAACTGTTTTGACGGTTGCCGCTACGTGTTTGTCAGCAGGAAGCATGTCAATCACCAATTACAACTCGGCAAATGTGTATACCTTCAGTCCTTCGGGTCCGACGGTTGACGCAACGGGCGTGATAACAGGGGGAACGGTTGGCAGCACCTATTCGGTTACGGCCAAAAACGGTTCGAACTGCAGCTCTGTTGCATCCATGGACTTTACGATAATCAACACCACGATCTTGCCGACACCTGCCCAGCCAACTGTTTTGACGGTTGCCGCTACGTGTTTGTCAGCGGGAAGCATGTCAATCACCAATTACAACTCGGCAAATGTGTATACCTTCAGTCCTTCGGGTCCGACGGTTGACGCAACGGGCGTGATAACAGGGGGAACGGTTGGCAGCACCTATTCGGTTACGGCCAAAAACGGTTCGAACTGCAGCTCTGTTGCATCTATGGACTTTACGATAATCAACACCACGATCTTGCCGACACCTGCCCAGCCAACTGTTTTGACGGTTGCCGCTACGTGTTTGTCAGCGGGAAGCATGTCAATCACCAATTACAACTCGGCAAATGTGTATACCTTCAGTCCTTCGGGTCCGACGGTTGACGCAACGGGCGTGATAACAGGGGGAACGGTTGGCAGCACCTATTCGGTTACGGCCAAAAACGGTTCGAACTGCAGCTCTGTTGCATCCATGGACTTTACGATAATCAACACCACGATCTTGCCGACACCTGTCCAGCCAACTGTTTTGACGGTTGCCGCTACGTGTTTGTCAGCAGGAAGCATGTCAATCACCAATTACAACTCGGCAAATGTGTATACCTTCAGTCCTTCGGGTCCGACGGTTGACGCAACGGGCGTGATAACAGGGGGAACGGTTGGCAGCACCTATTCGGTTACGGCCAAAAACGGTTCGAACTGCAGCTCTGTTGCATCCATGGACTTTACGATAATCAACACCACGATCTTGCCGACACCTGTCCAGCCAACTGTTTTGACGGTTGCCGCTACGTGTTTGTCAGCAGGAAGCATGTCAATCACCAATTACAACTCGGCAAATGTGTATACCTTCAGTCCTTCGGGTCCGACGGTTGACGCAACGGGCGTGATAACAGGGGGAACGGTTGGCAGCACCTATTCGGTTACGGCCAAAAACGGTTCGAACTGCAGCTCTGTTGCATCCATGGACTTTACGATAATCAACACCACGATCTTGCCGACACCTGCCCAGCCAACTGTTTTGACGGTTGCCGCTACGTGTTTGTCAGCGGGAAGCATGTCAATCACCAATTACAACTCGGCAAATGTGTATACCTTCAGTCCTTCGGGTCCGACGGTTGACGCAACGGGCGTGATAACAGGGGGAACGGTTGGCAGCACCTATTCGGTTACGGCCAAAAACGGTTCGAACTGCAGCTCTGTTGCATCCATGGACTTTACGATAATCAACACCACGATCTTGCCGACACCTGCCCAGCCAACTGTTTTGACGGTTGCCGCTACGTGTTTGTCAGCGGGAAGCATGTCAATCACCAATTACAACTCGGCAAATGTGTATACCTTCAGTCCTTCGGGTCCGACGGTTGACGCAACGGGCGTGATAACAGGGGGAACGGTTGGCAGCACCTATTCGGTTACGGCCAAAAACGGTTCGAACTGCAGCTCTGTTGCATCCATGGACTTTACGATAATCAACACCACGATCTTGCCGACACCTGCCCAGCCAACTGTTTTGACGGTTGCCGCTACGTGTTTGTCAGCGGGAAGCATGTCAATCACCAATTACAACTCGGCAAATGTGTATACCTTCAGTCCTTCGGGTCCGACGGTTGAAGCAACGGGCGTGATAACAGGGGGAACGGTTGGCAGCACCTATTCGGTTACGGCCAAAAACGGTTCGAACTGCAGCTCTGTTGCATCCATGGACTTTACGATAATCAACACCACGATCTTGCCGACACCTGTCCAGCCAACTGTTTTGACGGTTGCCGCTACGTGTTTGTCAGCGGGAAGCATGTCAATCACCAATTACAACTCGGCAAATGTGTATACCTTCAGTCCTTCGGGTCCGACGGTTGACGCAACGGGCGTGATAACAGGGGGAACGGTTGGCAGCACCTATTCGGTTACGGCCAAAAACGGTTCGAACTGCAGCTCTGTTGCATCCATGGACTTTACGATAATCAACACCACGATCTTGCCGACACCTGCCCAGCCAACTGTTTTGACGGTTGCCGCTACGTGTTTGTCAGCGGGAAGCATGTCAATCACCAATTACAACTCGGCAAATGTGTATACCTTCAGTCCTTCGGGTCCGACGGTTGAAGCAACGGGCGTGATAACAGGGGGAACGGTTGGCAGCACCTATTCGGTTACGGCCAAAAACGGTTCGAACTGCAGCTCTGTTGCATCCATGGACTTTACGATAATCAACACCACGATCTTGCCGACACCTGTCCAGCCAACTGTTTTGACGGTTGCCGCTACGTGTTTGTCAGCGGGAAGCATGTCAATCACCAATTACAACTCGGCAAATGTGTATACCTTCAGTCCTTCGGGTCCGACGGTTGACGCAACGGGCGTGATAACAGGGGGAACGGTTGGCAGCACCTATTCGGTTACGGCCAAAAACGGTTCGAACTGCAGCTCTGTTGCATCCATGGACTTTACGATAATCAACACCACGATCTTGCCGACACCTGTCCAGCCAACTGTTTTGACGGTTGCCGCTACGTGTTTGTCAGCGGGAAGCATGTCAATCACCAATTACAACTCGGCAAATGTGTATACCTTCAGTCCTTCGGGTCCTACGGTTGGAGCAGGTGGATCGATAACAGGAATGGCTATAGGAACTTCTTATACAATGATTTCTAGAAATGGAAGCTGTACCTCATCGGCATCGGCCACGTTCAGCAATGCAGACAAGTTGGCAACCCCAGCAGTCCCAACTATAACTTCGACGACAGGAACCTGTTCAGCTGTTGGCACTACTACAATCAGTAATTACAGTGCTTCGAACACCTATATATTCACTCCAAGTGGGCCAACTGTAGGCACGGGAGGAGTTATAAGTGGAATGGCAGCAGGTGTCTCCTATATTGTTATTGCAACTAATGGTGGTGGTTGTTCATCAACAGCTTCGGCTTCGTTTAGCAACGCTTCTGTGATTTGTGCTAAGGATGATGCTTTGACAGTTGTGGCAAAGAATACAGCTTTTATTGCAGGAAACGTTTTAGCGGGAAATCCTAATCCAGATACCTTAAATGGTTCAGACGTTGCAATAGGATTAGTCGATTTGACAGTAGTAACTCAGGCTACTTCGAAAGCACAGGGTTCACCAGTGCCAAGTATAGATGTGAAAACTGGCCAGGTGATTGTTCCTGAAAATACACCAGTTGGTACTTATACCTTAACTTATTCTATCTGTGAGAAATCGAATCTGGCTAATTGTGATACAGCAACGGTAAAAATTGAGGTTACTTGTAATTCATCAACATCTGTATCGGGGGTAATTATGAATGAGGGTACAAATGTTCCTTTGGCTCATGTGCCAGTAACTTTGAAACCAATTAACGCTACAAAAGGTCCTGTTCTGTTAAGTATCACCAATTCAGATGGGTTTTATTCTTTTTCAGGAATGGTAGCTGGTGATTATGTTTTGCAGGTTCAGGATGCGAATTTGAATATTTCTCAGGAGTTATACAATACAACACCAAGTTTCTTGATTATTGAGGTTGAAGATTGTAATTATAAAAAATATGATTTTGGATATGATAAAACAGATCAGTTAATATTCGGAGATTTTGTTTGGTATGATTTGAATAATAATGGAAAACAAGACGAGTGGTATGATGCAAACAATGATGGTCTTGTGACAAAAAATATTCCTGATGCTAACGGTATTGTTGATTATTCTAAATGGGAATGGATTGATTTTAACGGCGATGGGAAATATACAGGAAAAGAAAATGCAGGAGAGTTGAATGCTGCAGGTTTCGGAAACGGTACTACCAATGTTCCTAATATATTTATAACAGGGCCAAATAATTTTTCAAGAGGCATTACCATGGGGGTAGAGGGTTATTGGAGAGCTAGAGCTGATAATGACGCCTACGGGAAGTACAAAATCGAGTTTATAAAAGAATCAAATTTTGAAGCAGCCTCTGAGGCTATGTCGGCGTCTGGTTTAGTGAAAGTATTGCCTGGTGTGACAACTAAGCAGGACAATAACAACAAGACAAGTAGTTATCTAGATTGTGGAGTAACCAGCAACAATATTTTGTTTGCCGACTTTACTGCTGCTGATAATGTTCATTTGGATTTGGATTTTGGAGTTAGTTGTAAGTTGTATAATGATCTAATTGCGAAAAACGATGATATTGGTGTTGTAAGTATTTCCAAAGCGATGAATGGTATTTTGAATGTATTGGATAATGATATTTTTAATGGTTTGCCATTAAAAATTTCAGATGTAGATTTGACTTTTGCACCAAATTCAAATTTCACTATGAAAAGTGACGGTGTACTTAATGCTTCTAATAGTACTCCTACAGGAAATTATACTTTGACATATACCATTTGCGAAAAAGGAAATTCAAATAATTGCAGCTCAGCAACCGTGAATTTGTTTATCGAAAATCCAAGTATCGGATTGGTGAAAAAAGCCAATTTCAATGATGAGAATGGGGATGGTTACGCACAAGCTGGGGAAACTATTACTTACAGCTTTGAAGTGCTAAATAAAGGAAATGTTCCATTAACAAATGTAACAATAAGTGATCCATTGCCAGGAGTTAAGATGACAGGAAGTCCATTGACTTTGGCGGTTGGGGAAAAGAATACTGCCAATTTCAAAGGTGTTTATACGATTAAACAAACGGATATAAACGCAAAATCTGTTTCAAATCAGGCTATTGCTTATGGTACCAGTTCAACTGGAGTTGTGGTTCAAGATAAATCAGATGAATCAGATTTTGATAAAGAAAATCCTACTGTAGTACCAGTATCAGGATGCGTAATTGAAGTGTACAACGCGGTTACACCAGATGGAAGCGATAAGTATGATAAATTGGTTATACGCGGAATAGAATGTTATCCGGATAATTCGATACAGATTTTTAACCGATGGGGAGTTTTAGTTTTTGAACGTGAGCATTATAATAATAATGATGTAGTGTTTAAAGGAATCTCAGAGGGTAGGGTTACTGTCGAAAAATCTCAGGAATTACCTGTTGGAACTTATTTCTATATATTGAAATACAGAGATACTGAATCCAATGCTTATGAGAAATCAGGCTATTTGTATTTGAATAGAAAATAA